The genomic segment TAGGATGCTTGCATGCCCATGCCGAGACCCAGGCACCGCCGTACGTGGATCGCCACCTGGGCGGTGCTGTGCGCGGGCGGGGTCGCGGCCACCGCCGCGTTGAACGCCTCGTCCACGCCGGACCGGCCACCCGAGGAGCCCGTCAGCGCTCAGTGCCGGGCCTACATCGCCGAGGTCGACCGGCAGTTGGCCGAGGCCGAGCAGGGCGGCCGGAGGGACAGAGTGCAGGCCTACGCGGGCATCCGGAACAGCGGCGAGGACGACTGCGACGACGAACTCGCCCGCCATCTTCGAGAGATCCGATAGCCCGCCCTCGGCGTCGCCCCGCCCTCACCCCAGACGACGCAGAGCCTCGTCCATCGCCCTGCGGACCAGTAGCGCGTCCGGTGCGACGGCCGTGACCAGGACGCCCGGGCCCGCGAGCGGCGTGATCGCGGCCCACTCCCCCAGCGGTTCGGCGGGGGGCTTCTCGTGCGCGTACTCCGGTCGTACGACGATGAGTTGACCGATCGCGCGATGGCCCGCCAGGACCGCGGGGCCGTCCCAGCCGCCGGGGGCACCGGGGCCGCAGGCCAGTTCCTGGTCGAGGAGCAGGTGTCCGGCACGGCGTACCGTGAGGCGGCTGGTGAGGCGGCCCGGGACCTCTCCCGTGCGGCCGAGGACCTGCTCCTCGCGCAGCACCAGGCGTGCACCCGCGGCCAGTTCGGCGCTGGTCGTGACGCGCAGGTCGCTGCCGCACACCGAGATCAGCTGTTCCGGCAGCCAGTGCAGTTCGGCGCCGTCGGCCACGGACAGGCGGACGTCGTAGCGTGCCGCCTTCTCCGTCTGGCCCGGCAGCGCCATGGTGGCCGCCGCCGAGTCCATGTGGAGTGCGGCCCCGGCGTGGACGGCCGCCTCGACGGTGAGGTGGTCGCCGCCGAGGGGACCACTCATCGCCCCGACCAGCGTCACGCGCGCCGTGCGGCCCGTGGAGCGGGTGCGGCGCAGCGCGAGCGGGCCCTCGCCGTCGAGTACCGGCAGGGCGACGCGGCCGCGGTCATCGGTGCGTGCCTCCACGCGGGCGGTGGCGCGGATACCCGCGGCGTTCGGTCGCCTCCCGTCGGCGCCGGGGTGCGGGACGGCGTCCGCGACGGCCGCACCCCGGGACGCGAGGTCCACCGTCACGCCGACTCGGTCCACGCCGCGTACTGCTCACGCACCCATGCCGCGACCGGGCCGACGCCCTCGCCGGACCGCAACGACTGGAACGCCACGGGCAGTTCGGCGCGCTGGGCCTTCGCGTCGGCGGCCATCCGGGCGAGGTCGGAGCCGACATGCGGGGCGAGGTCGGTCTTGTTCACGACGAGCAGGTCCGCCGTCGAGACACCGGGGCCACCCTTGCGCGGGATGTCGTCGCCGCCCGCGACGTCGATGACGAAGATCTGCGCGTCGACGAGGCCCTTGGAGAAGGTCGCCGTGAGGTTGTCGCCGCCGGACTCGACGAGGATCAGGTCGAGCGGACCCACCTCGTCCTCCAGGTCCTCCACGGCCTCCAGGTTGGCGGAGATGTCGTCGCGGATCGCGGTGTGCGGGCAGGCCCCGGTCTCCACCGCGGTGATGCGCTCGGGCGGCAGGACGGCCTCGCGGAGCAGGAACTCGGCGTCCTCGCGGGTGTAGATGTCGTTGGTGACCACGGCGAGGGACAGTTCGTCGCGCAGGTCGCGGCAGAGCGCGGCGACGGTCGCCGTCTTGCCGGAGCCGACCGGCCCGCCGAGCCCTATGCGCAGCGCGCGGCGGGTGCCGTCGGGGCGGTGGGCGTCGGCGGATACGGCGGCGGGGCCGTCGTGGGAGTGGTCGAGGTGCATGTTGCTGCTCCTTCGTGTGGTGCCGGTGGTGCGGAGAGAGGCAGGTGTGCGGAGACCCGTACGGGCAGCCGCGAGGGCTAGGACGCGAAGAGCCGCACGGGCCATGCCGCGTGGGCCTCCGCGCTGATCTCCAGGAGCGGCGCGGACGCCGCGGGCAGCGCGTCGACGCCCTCGTCGACGGCGCGTCGCGCGGTTTCGGCGGCCCGGTGTGCCACCTCGTCGACGTCCGGGGCGAGCCGGGCGAGTACGGCCGTGGCGTCGAAGGGGTCGAGGCTGAGGAGCCGTACGGTGGCGGTCGCGGGGCCGCTGATCCCTTCGTACGCCGAGCAGTACGCGGCGTCCTCGGGGCCGAGTCCGGCGGCGCGGGCGGCGAGCCCGAGGACCACCGGCTGGTGGGCCCCCTTGGGAAACTGCCGGGCCAGCGCGTCCAGTTCGGGGTGCGGCCAGGTCGCGCGGGCGGCCCGCATCATCTGCCGGCCGAGGCGCCGCGCGGCGATGCGCAGGGCCGGTGACGGCGTGCGGGCGTCCGCAGCCGCGTCCAGGGCGCCCGGGTCGACGCCGAGGGCGGCGGCCGCGGCGAGGGCGGCCGCCACGAGCCCGGAGGTGTGCAGCCGGCCCCGGCAGAACGCCTCCAGGCTCGCCGCACCGGTGATGCGGCCCGCCTTGACGGCCGCTTCGGCCCCGCCGGAGTGGGCGTGCCCACCGGCGGGGAAGCGGCCGTCGGCCAGGACGAGGAGTGCTGCTCGTGACATGTGATCGTCGCCAGCTGTCGAGGGTGGAGGATCGGGGAGCGGGTTTCCGGCCGTCAGGCCGTCAGAACAGGAAGTACCGCTGTGCCAGCGGCAGTTCCGCCGCCGGTGACGGTTCGACGAGTTCTCCGTCGATCGTCACGGCGAAGCTGTCCGCCGCGACCTCGACCCGGGGCAGCGCGTCGTTCTCGCGCATGTCGGCCTTGCTGCGCCCCCGCGTGGAGCGGATCGCGGCGAACGGCTTGTCGAGGCCCAGGCGTTCCGGCAGTCCGTCGTCCAGGGCCGACTGGGTCACGAAGTTGACCGAGTTCAGGGCCGGGGCCCTGCCGTGTGCCCCGTACATCCGTCGGGGCAGCACCGGCTGCGGGGTCGGGATGGAGGCGTTCGCGTCGCCCATCTGCGCGTACGCGATCTGGCCGCCCTTGATGACGAGCTGCGGCTTGACGCCGAAGAACGCCGGTTCCCACAGGACGAGGTCGGCGAGCTTGCCGGACTCGACCGAGCCGAGCTCGTGGTCGATTCCCTGGGCGACCGCCGCGTTGATCGTGTATTTGGCGACATAGCGACGCGCGCGGCGGTTGTCGGCACGGGTGTCCCCGGGCAGGAAACCGCGGCGTCGCTTCATCACGTGCGCGGTCTGCCACGTACGCATGATCACTTCGCCGATGCGCCCCATCGCCTGGGAGTCCGACGACATGATCGAGATGGCGCCGAGGTCGTGGAGGATGTCCTCCGCCCCGATCGTGCTGGGCCTGATGCGCGACTCGGCGAAGGCGAGGTCCTCGGGGACGGCCGGGTTCAGGTGGTGGCAGACCATCAGCATGTCGAGGTGCTCCTCGACGGTGTTGACGGTGTGCGGCCGGGTGGGGTTGGTGGAGCTCGGCAGCATGTTGGGCAGCGAGACCGCCGTGATCATGTCGGGCGCGTGCCCGCCGCCCGCGCCCTCGACGTGGAAGGCGTGCAGCGTGCGGCCCGCGACCGCGTCGAACGTGGCGTCGATGAAGCCGGCCTCGTTCAGCGTGTCGGTGTGGACGGCGAGCTGGGCGCCGGTCTCCTCGCAGACGTTCAGACACGCGTCGATCGTGGCGGGCGTCGCGCCCCAGTCCTCGTGGATCTTGAAGCTGACGGCGCCGGCGCGCAGCTGGGCGTGCATCGACTCGGCGTTGACCGTGTTGCCCTTGCCGAGGAAGCCGATGTTGACCGGGCTGGACTCCAGCGCGGCGAACATCCGGGCCAGGTGCCAGGCGCCCGGCGTGATGGTCGTGGCCTTGCTGCCCTCGGCGGGCCCCGTACCGCCGCCGAAGAGCGTGGTGACACCGGAGGCGAGCGCCTCGTCGACGATGGTCGGCGAGATGAAGTGGATGTGGGTGTCGATGCCGCCCGCGGTGAGGATCTTGCCGTTGCCCGCGATGACCTCGGTCTCGGGGCCGATGACGAGGTCGGGGTGGACGCCGTCCATGGTGTCCGGGTTGCCGGACTTGCCGATGCCGGTGATGCGGCCGTCGCGGATGCCTATGTCGGCCTTGACGATGCCCCAGTGGTCGATGACCACCGCGCCGGTGATGACGGTGTCGGGCGCACCTTCGGCGCGGGTGGTGCGGGACTGGCCCATCGACTCGCGGATGACCTTGCCGCCGCCGAACACGGACTCGTCGCCGGAGCGGCCGGGTCCGCCCGAGCGGTCCTCCTCGATCTCGATCAGGAGGTCGGTGTCGGCGAGCCGGATCCGGTCGCCCGCCGTGGGGCCGAACAGATCGGCGTACGCGGCACGGGACAGCTCAGGCATCGAGGGCACCTCCGGTCTCGCCACGCAGGCCCGGCACGACACGCTTGCCGGCCAGCGGGACGAGTTCGACGTCGACGGGGATTCCGGGCTCGAAGCGCACGGCGGTTCCGGCGGCGATGTTGAGCCGCTTTCCGTGCGCGGCGCCGCGGTCGAAGTCAAGACCCGGATTGGCCTCGGCGAAGTGGTAGTGGGAGCCGACCTGGACGGGCCGGTCGGCTGCGTTGAGGACGGTGAGGCGGGTGACCTCGCGGCCCTCGTTGTAGGGGACGGGCTCGTCCGCGAAGAGGATCTCTCCGGGGATCAGCCCTTGTCCCGTGCCGTGCGGAGCGGCATGCATGTGACGCGAACTCCCGTCAGACGATCGGCTCGTGGACGGTGACGAGCTTGGTGCCGTCCGGGAAGGTGGCCTCGACCTGGACGTCGTGGATCATCTCGGCGATGCCCTCCATGACGTCGTCACGGGTGAGGATCCGCCGCCCGGAGGACATGAGCTCGGCGACGGTGCGGCCGTCGCGGGCGCCCTCCAGGATGTGGGAGGTGATGAGGGCGATCGCCTCGGGGTGGTTCAGGAGCAGTCCCCGCGCCCTTCGCTTCTCGGCCACGTCCGCGGCCACATGGATGAGCAGTCTCTCCTGCTCGTGCGGGGTCAGTTGCACGGTTCCCACCTCAAGTCCTCGCCCGAACCATGCGGGGTCCGGTCGCCGCGGCCACCGCGACGGGTATAGATGTAACACACATCGAAAGCGCGCGATCTTGCGCACCCCGGATAGAAAAACCGCTGGTGGCGTGGCACGGGAGGGTAGTTGGAAGGAGTTTCAACGAGGTTAACCAGTCATTGACCATCGCATGACTGTCCGCTGGGCTGCGCCATACCTGTCGATGCCCTGGGCAACCTTTCGAGGACCCGGGCGCAGCTCAGGGAATGTGCCGAACTGTTACGTCGCCCGCGGACCGTGGTGTTCCGCCGCGATGCCGAACCGCTGCCGCTCGGACGGCGCGGGTGTCACCGACCCGACCGACGTGACCGTACTGACCGTCCGCTCCTCCGTGTCCGCCGCGAGCCCTTCGAGACGCTCCAGATCGGCGGCGGACACCAGCGCCACGAGCG from the Streptomyces venezuelae genome contains:
- a CDS encoding urease accessory protein UreD, which encodes MRATARVEARTDDRGRVALPVLDGEGPLALRRTRSTGRTARVTLVGAMSGPLGGDHLTVEAAVHAGAALHMDSAAATMALPGQTEKAARYDVRLSVADGAELHWLPEQLISVCGSDLRVTTSAELAAGARLVLREEQVLGRTGEVPGRLTSRLTVRRAGHLLLDQELACGPGAPGGWDGPAVLAGHRAIGQLIVVRPEYAHEKPPAEPLGEWAAITPLAGPGVLVTAVAPDALLVRRAMDEALRRLG
- the ureG gene encoding urease accessory protein UreG, whose product is MHLDHSHDGPAAVSADAHRPDGTRRALRIGLGGPVGSGKTATVAALCRDLRDELSLAVVTNDIYTREDAEFLLREAVLPPERITAVETGACPHTAIRDDISANLEAVEDLEDEVGPLDLILVESGGDNLTATFSKGLVDAQIFVIDVAGGDDIPRKGGPGVSTADLLVVNKTDLAPHVGSDLARMAADAKAQRAELPVAFQSLRSGEGVGPVAAWVREQYAAWTESA
- a CDS encoding urease accessory protein UreF, which produces MSRAALLVLADGRFPAGGHAHSGGAEAAVKAGRITGAASLEAFCRGRLHTSGLVAAALAAAAALGVDPGALDAAADARTPSPALRIAARRLGRQMMRAARATWPHPELDALARQFPKGAHQPVVLGLAARAAGLGPEDAAYCSAYEGISGPATATVRLLSLDPFDATAVLARLAPDVDEVAHRAAETARRAVDEGVDALPAASAPLLEISAEAHAAWPVRLFAS
- a CDS encoding urease subunit alpha, producing MPELSRAAYADLFGPTAGDRIRLADTDLLIEIEEDRSGGPGRSGDESVFGGGKVIRESMGQSRTTRAEGAPDTVITGAVVIDHWGIVKADIGIRDGRITGIGKSGNPDTMDGVHPDLVIGPETEVIAGNGKILTAGGIDTHIHFISPTIVDEALASGVTTLFGGGTGPAEGSKATTITPGAWHLARMFAALESSPVNIGFLGKGNTVNAESMHAQLRAGAVSFKIHEDWGATPATIDACLNVCEETGAQLAVHTDTLNEAGFIDATFDAVAGRTLHAFHVEGAGGGHAPDMITAVSLPNMLPSSTNPTRPHTVNTVEEHLDMLMVCHHLNPAVPEDLAFAESRIRPSTIGAEDILHDLGAISIMSSDSQAMGRIGEVIMRTWQTAHVMKRRRGFLPGDTRADNRRARRYVAKYTINAAVAQGIDHELGSVESGKLADLVLWEPAFFGVKPQLVIKGGQIAYAQMGDANASIPTPQPVLPRRMYGAHGRAPALNSVNFVTQSALDDGLPERLGLDKPFAAIRSTRGRSKADMRENDALPRVEVAADSFAVTIDGELVEPSPAAELPLAQRYFLF
- a CDS encoding urease subunit beta, which gives rise to MIPGEILFADEPVPYNEGREVTRLTVLNAADRPVQVGSHYHFAEANPGLDFDRGAAHGKRLNIAAGTAVRFEPGIPVDVELVPLAGKRVVPGLRGETGGALDA
- a CDS encoding urease subunit gamma, giving the protein MQLTPHEQERLLIHVAADVAEKRRARGLLLNHPEAIALITSHILEGARDGRTVAELMSSGRRILTRDDVMEGIAEMIHDVQVEATFPDGTKLVTVHEPIV
- a CDS encoding type II toxin-antitoxin system Phd/YefM family antitoxin; translated protein: MAYEIPVTQARAELAELINRVVYGGERVVVTRHGKPLVALVSAADLERLEGLAADTEERTVSTVTSVGSVTPAPSERQRFGIAAEHHGPRAT